From the Methanoculleus caldifontis genome, the window CGATCTCCCCGACTTGGCCGAGATCCACCTCCTGCACCACCTCCCCGACCTTTATCCGCTGGGGCTCCATCTTCCGGGCGATGAGAAGGTTGCCGTCGTTGCCGGAGATCCCGACCGCACGGGTGCCGCAGTTCGCGATGAGCGAGACGATCCCGTCGTTGATCTTCCCCACGAGGACCATCTGGGCGATCTCGAGGGTCTCTGCATCGGTGATCCGGAGGCCGCCGACGAATTTAGGCTCCTTACCCATCGCCTGCATCTTCGCGGTGATCTCCGGGCCCCCGCCGTGGACCAGGACGACCTTCATCCCCACGTAGCGGAGGAGAACGGCGTCGCGGATCACCGTGTCGAGGATGTTCTGGTCGACCATCGCGTGGCCGCCGAGCTTGATCACGATCGTCTTGCCGGAGAACTTCTGGATGTAAGGGAGTGCCTCCATCAGCACGTCTTCGCGTTTCATGTCGTATACTTCCCGTTGATCTCTACGTACTTCTCGGTGAGGTCGCATCCCCACGCCGTCGCCGATCCATCGCCCGCATCGAGGTCGAGGTCGAACGTGACGGTCTTCCCATGCATCGCGGCCTTTGCCGCTCCGAGGTCGGCGACGATCTCGCCGCGGCGGACGAGCGGCGTCCGCCCGGCGCCCTCGCCGACCCACAGGGAGACCGCGTAGGGGTCGAACTCCACGCCGGCTCTCCCGGCGGCCGCGACCACCCGGCCCCAGTTCGGGTCTTCGCCGTAGATGGCGGTCTTGACGAGCGGGGAGGCGACGACGGTCCGGGCCACATCGGCTGCGGCCTCCTCGTCGGGGGCGCCGCGGACGGTCACCGTGAGGAGCTTCGTCGCTCCTTCGCCGTCGCGGGCGATCTGGACGGCGAGGTCCCGGCAGACGGCCTCGATCGCTCTCGCGAGTTCTTCCCGATCCACGCTCCCTGCAACGCCGGTCGCGGTGCAGAGGGCGACGTCGTTCGTGCTCGTGTCCCCGTCGACCACGACCCGGTTGAATGACCGCCGGGTCGCCTGGCGGAGGATATCCCGGAGGACCGGGCCCTCGACCTCGGCGTCGGTGTAGAGGAACGCAAGCATCGTCCCCATATTCGGGGCGATCATCCCGCTCCCCTTGGTGATCCCGCCGACGGCAAACGACTCCGTCTCGACGAGGGCGTGTTTCTGGAAGGTATCGGTCGTCATGATCGCCTTCCCCGCCGCGTCCTCGGCATCGGGGGTCCGTGCAATGAGCGGTGCGACCCGCCTGCACTGATCCCGGATGAGGGGCAGGTCGAGGTAGCGTCCGATCACCCCGGTGCTCGCGACGCCGATCGACTCCGGTGCAAGGCCGAGGGCTCCCGCCGCGATACCGCACATCTCCACCGCGTCGCGGTATCCCCGCTCGCCGGTGTAGGCGTTCGCGCACCCGCTGTTCACGACGACGGCGTCGAGCGTCCCTCTCTTCATCCGCTCCATCATCACCTCGACCGGGGCCGCACGCATTTTGTTCGACGTGAAGACCCCGGCCGCCGTTCCGCTCGCCCTGATCAGGGCGAGCCCGAACTTTCCTTCCTTGATACCCCAGGCACTGACGCCTTCGACTCCACAGATACTCTTCATACTTCTTCTCCTGAAGTCGCTCCAATCCCCCGGACGATGTCGGCCCGGGTGACGATCCCGACCAATCTTCCGTCGCGGAGCACCGGGAGGCGCGCGATCCCCTCGTGCAGCATCTGACTTGCCGCGTCGACGATATCGGCGTCCTCGTCGATGGCGACGACCGGGCTGCTCATTACCCGCCGCACCTCCATATTCCCGATATCGGCGAGCGCCCGCTTCGTCCTCTCCCAGTTGATGAACTCCCGGACCGGGACCTCGATCACCTCGAGCGGCGAGGGGAGCCAGAGGTCTTCCGAGAGGTCGCCGGTATCGAGGAGCGAGAGGATATCGGTCTCGGTGACGATTCCCGCCACCCGCTCCCCGTCCATCACGGGGAGCCCGCCGATGTGATACTTCCGGAGCAGTCCCGCCGCCTCGCGCACCGGCGAGTCGACCCGGACGGTCACGGGGTTCTGGGTCATGACGTCCCTGACCTGCATCGCCGTCACCTCAGGGGAGCATCCCGCCGCAGCGGAGACCGGCGTCTTCCGCAAACCCGCACATCAGGTTCATGTTCTGGATCGCCTGGCCGCTCGCACCCTTGACCAGGTTGTCGATCGCCGAGACCGCGACGACCCGGTCGCCCTCGCTCTCGACCGCGACGTCGCAGAAGTTCGTCCCGCGGACGGCGGCGAGGGTCGGCTTCTGGTAGCGGACGAAGAACTCGTTCTCGTAGAACTTCTTATAGAGCGCCTCGACCTCGTTCTGCCCCATCGGCTCATTGAGAAGGATGTGGGCCGTCGTGAGGATGCCCCGGTTCACCGGGAGGAGGTGCGGCGTGAAGTAACACCGGGCGTTTGAACCGAGCCGGGCCGCCTCCTGCTTCATCTCCGCGAGATGCCGGTGGGTCGTCCACTTGTAGGCGCTGAAGTTGTCGCCGACGTTTCCGTAGTGGGTGGTCGCGGAGGGGGAGTTCCCGGCCCCGGATACCCCGGTCTTTGAGTCGTAGATGATGGTGTGGGCGTATTTTGCGAGCGGCGCCGCGGCAAGGGTCGCCCCCGTGGGGAAACAGCCGGGGTTCGCGACGAACGAGGCTCCCCTGACCTCGTCGCGGTGGAGCTCGCAGAGGCCGTAGGGGGCCTCGAAGTATGCCTCGTGCGGCACGCCGTAGGTCTTCTCGAAGATCTCTTTCGCGAGCCGGTAATCGGCCGAGAGGTCGACGGTCTTGATCCCCCGTTCCATCAGCGTCCCGGCTACCTTCATCGCGGCCGTGTGCGGCACGGCGAGGAAGACGAAGTCGGCATCGATATCGCCGGCCTCGGTGTTCCGGAAGACGAGATCGGTCAGTCCCCGGAGGTGGGGGTGGACCGAGGCGACGGGGGTGCCGTCCAGGCTCCGGGATGTCGCCGCGACGACATCTGCGGACGGGTGCTGCAGCAGAAGCCGCATCAGCTCGCCGCCGGTGTATCCGGATGCACCGATAATCGCAATTTCCATAAGAAAGAGGTGTCGTTTATAGAATCTTAAGGCTTTGTGGTATACCGCCCATACAGGCGGGCGGCCGCCGACTCGATCTCCTCCCGCCCCTCGAGCCCTGCGAGGAGATCCTGCGGAAGGGCCGACTTCCCGTAGACGGCACCCGCGTAGGCCCCGCAGATGAGCGCGATGGTGTCGGTGTTCCCCCCGACGTGCGCCGCGGTGGAGAACAGCGTCGTTACGTCCCGTATCCGGCTGATCAGGAAGAAGGCGAGCGGAACGGTCTGGTAGACGGTGACGTCGTTCCCGATCACCGATAACGCGCTCTCGAGGCTGATCCCCTCGTCTGCGAGGCGGAGAGCGGCGCGGATCTTGTTGCCGAGGGTGACGTCCTCAAGACAGGCATGCTTCTCGGCGAGGGAGAGGGCGTCGGAGCGGCCGCGGACGGCGTGGTGGACGAGCATCGCGACGGTGACGGCTCCCGCATGCGCCGCGGGGTGGGTGTGGGTGACGCTGCAGGCCTGGACCACCCGCTCGGTGACGTCGACCGGATCGCCGTAGGCGAGCCCGAAGGGGATGGCGATGCTGATGCAGCCGGCGGTGTTCGAGGCGACGCCGGCCGGCTTCTCACCGGAGAGGAGGAGGTGCCGGCACGCGGCGTCGACGGCGCCGTCGGGGAACCGGAGCTCTTCGTTCATGTACATCCGGGCAAGGGCGGCCGCGTACTCCTTTTCCGCGTAGGTGCCGTCGGCGAGCATCCCGGCCATGAGAAGCATCATCTGGGTGTCGTCGGTAAACTGGCCGGGTTTCAGCCCCGCGTTCGGGTGCCCCCGCCACGCCCGGCGGTATCCCTCGTGGAGGCGCTGGAGATCGGGCGGCGTGCTCTCCCGCGCCATGCCGAGCGCGTCCCCGATGGCGGCGCCGAGGAGACAGCCCTTGAACTGGTCGAGCATCTTAGATAGTATCTCTCCAAGGGTCCCACTTAAGGATTGTTATGTAGCGCGCGGGATCGCTCATGGGGCATCTCCGTCTTCAGCCCCCGCCCTTACCGCTCCGATCGACCCCCGGCTACTCGACCACAGGTATGCAAGACGGTTCCGGACGACCGGACGACCGGCACCCTCAGGAGAGGCCGTGCTCACGGAAGCAGTCGGCGTAGCGCACGTCCGATCCCCGGATGTGGTTTGCTACCCAGTCGCGGAGGAAGCCCATGACCTGGATCGAGAGGCCGAGCCTGCCCTCCTCGAACCCCTTTGCGAACTCGCCGACCCTCGCGACGAAGGCCTGGTGCTCGCGCCGGTGCGCGGCAAGGCCGGCGTAGCCGAACTTCTGCATGTACTGCTCCTCGGTCGAGAAGTGGTACTGCGTGTAGGCGGCGAGGTCCGCGAGCACCTTCCCGAGGACATCTTTTCCGCGTTTTTCGAGCATCGCGTCGTGAAGGTCGTTGATGAGCGATACGAGGTTCCGGTGCTGGCCGTCGATCTCGCCGACGCCGACGGAGAGGTCGTCGGACCATTTCATGAACGTCATGATAAGGGATAGGAAGTCCTTGCGTATAATTTGTTCGCTATTCTACGAACATAACTTGAGCAGAATTACGAAGAAGGACTCGTCATCGCGACGGACAACCGGAGAGGTGCTGATAGTGAGCCCATATCTCTAAATCACCTCCTTTCCTAACGTGATACGATGCACTCGAAGGTGTGGGTCTGGCTCGGTTTCGGCGCCGTTCTCGTTCTTGCCGTGGCCAGCCTCGCCATACTCGCCGCCTTCCCCGCGGATCAGCACACGCAGGAACCGGTCAAGCGGGTGGACTGGATACTGCCATTCGGACCGGGGTTCGATTACCGCGGCCCCGGTGAGAGCCTGGTCATCGTCTACGACGCCGATAGCGAGACCTGGCATCTCAAGGACGCCACCACCTGGAACCGGACCATCTCCCTCGGCGACCGCTACAGCCTCGATCCGGCACATCCGGAGGATATCCGCTACACCCCCGATACCTTAGTCGAGGGCGACAAGATCAGCCTCAACTTCTTCGTCCGGAACCTTGCGGGTGAAGACTGCGCCCATGCCGATCTTGCCGTGACAACGGAGGTCGCGAGCCTGAACGCCGCCACCGGGTCCCCGGAAGGTGATATCCTCCCCGGCGCCGTGATCGCGCTATCCATCGACGACCTCGCCGCCGGCGAATGGCGCGAAGTGCGGGTGACGGCGGACCTCCCGCGACACGCTCCAGAGGAAGTCCTCTCCCTGACGATCGGTCTTGCCGCCCCGTACACCTTCACGGCCCCGAACGGCACGCCGATCACCTTTGATTTCTGGCGGATGAACGTCGTTTCTGGCCCCGGCCCCGCCTCCACCAGTGGAGATGTAGTCGATCCCGGCTATACTCCGGACCCCGACTACAACAGGGCCCGCCTCCCCATGGGATCAGCGACGTTCGTCGTAGCCGGGATAGATGCACCGGAACCGGTCCCGCGCCCGACCCTCCAGGCGGGTTGAACGAGCAGAACCGTAAAGGTTGAGCAGCACCCACACTGGTGAACCGGACGGAGCGGCACCCTCATGAACGGCGCGATCACGGACTTCCTGATAGTCGCAGACCAGATCTTCATCCTGGTCCTCCTGATCGCCGCCGGCTACGTCGCCGTCACCACGAAGATCGTCGACCCCCGGGCCACCCGGGGGCTCTCGGGGCTTCTGATCAACATCACCATTCCGGCGCTGATCATCGCCTCGATGCAGGTGCCCTTCACCCCCGAGCGCCTCGCGGGCGCCCAGACCCTGATCCTCGCGACCGGGGCGCTCTACGTCTTCTCGTTCGCCCTCGCCTGGGCCGTCTCGAAGGCCATGCGGGTCCCGCCCGCGGAGGAGGGGGTCCTCCAGTTCGCGATCGTCTTCGGGAACGTGGGGTTCATGGGGTTCCCGGTCGCCCTGACGCTCTTCGGGGAGGAATCCCTCTTCTACGTCGCGATCTTCAACCTCATCTTCAATATCCTCGTCTTCTCGGTCGGGATCATGATGCTCACCGGCGGGAGAGGAAAGAGGTTCGACCCGCGGCTGCTCCTGAACCCCGGGATCGCGGCCTCCGTCGTCGGGTTCGCCCTCTTCCTCGGCTCCGTGGAGATCCCGTCGCCGTTCATCGACTCGATCGACCTCCTCGGCGGGGTGACGACGCCGCTTGCGATGATCATCGTCGGGGCGATGCTCGCGACGTTCCCGGCGCGGGAGATGATCGGGGACTGGCGGATCGGGGTGGCGAGCGCCATCCTCCTCCTCGCCGTCCCGATTGCCTACTGCTACCTCCTCGCCCCGGTCTTTGCCGACCCCTACATCAACGGGATCATGATCACGATGGCCGCGATGCCGGCCGCGGCGAACACCGTCATCTTCGCGGAGCAGTACGGCGCTAATTCCCGGCTCGCGTCACAGATAGTCTTCGTCTCGACGATCGGGTCGCTCGTCACGATCCCGCTCGTCACGACGGTACTGTTGTAGGACAGTAATGGGCCCTCACCGGTCCCCCGGATCGTTCAGGCGCCGCTCGATCTCCCCGACGGTCTTTTCCATGGACGCAACCGATTCTTCCAGGTCCGCCACGCCGGTGGCGACTGCCGCCGAGAGCAACCGGACCTGCTGAAGCATCTCGGCGGCGATCAGGATCAGCACCACCAGTGCGACGATGAGGATCATCAAGATCCACTGGTAGGTGAGCGCCGCATACAGGCCGGCCACGATGCCGAAGAAGATCAGCACGACGAGGGATCTGCGCTCCATCAAGAGCACCTCACAACCGGTACCATGATGAGCGGCCCTGCCCGGGCCGCTCCCATTCTCTCCGGATTCATAGTTACTCACTCCTTCGGGCGCCGGCAGTTCACCCGTCTCGTCTGTCAGAACCGGATACCCCCGGCAACAACCTGGTATTCGGCCGGGACCGGGACAAATCCCGACGCTGCGCCCGGCACGGTAGTATCCACCGTCGCCGTCCAGGTATCCTCTTTGACCAGGTGTTTCATGCCCCCGCCGCCCCGGTACTCTAGAGTGAACCTGACCGGGGCTGCATCCTCCGACGGTGGGACGAAGCCGTCGAGGAAGACGACCGAGGTGTATGTTCCACCAGGCAACCGGCTGAACTCTTCAATGTTCATGTCGGGCGTCGCGAGGACCGGCACGAGCAACCGCGGCTCCTCCCTCTTCTCGAACTCACCGGACGATACGGAGATATCGGGCGCGTAGCTGCCTGTCGTCGTGAACGCGAGCATCCTCCCATAAGGCGTCTCCCGGACCGCCGTCTGCCACCCGAAGGCCTGATGCCGACCGGTAAGCATCTCCTCCGAGATGGCCGGAACCGGGACCATGACCGTGGCGGTGCCGTTCACGACAAGATCGGACAGGCCGGTGATCTTGATCGCGTAGGAGTTGTTCGGCATGGTCGTCTCGACGGACCCAGCAGCAAGGAAGAGCAGGAAGACCACCACGGCGAGGAACCCGACCGCTATGAGCAGGTTCAATATGGTCTTCCCGGTCTTTCGACGGTCTTTGCCCATCTTCTCACCAGACTCTGGCACGTGCCTGGGCACCGGCACCTACGGGTGAGAGGTCGACTTTCCCCTATAAACCCTTTCCGTGACGCCCGTCTACTCGACAGACCACTATAACCAGCCCTTTGGAGAAAATGTGGCTTCCTCGGGCCCTGAATGCAGGTCCTGCAAAAGAATGCCCAGTTCTACCACGCCACCGTCCGGAGGGTCGCAAGAAGAAAGACAAGCCCCCCGAGGCCGGTGTTGATATACGGGAGGTACCAGTAGACCCGGTCGATGGAGAGGCTCTTCCGTAAGAGGAGTGCGAGGGGGACGACCGGATAGATCAGGACGAGCAGGCTGAGCGGATTCCAGCCGGAGAGCCGGATGACGAGGGCGGCAAGCCCCGACCAGAACGCCAGGCAGAGGAGGAGCGAGCGCCGTTCCCTGAGGACGACGGCCGTGGTCGTCATCCCCGCGGCCTCGTCGCAGCCGATGTCGGGGATCGCGGAGAAGAGGTGCATCGCGGCGATGTGGAGGTAGCCGGCGAGGACCAGGGCAGGCGGCGGGAGGGTTCCGCTCGCAAGGTAGTAGCCCAGGATCCCCGGGATCACGTAGAGCATGTTCGAGGAGAAGTCAAGGACCGGGACCTCCTTGAACCGCAGGGGCGGAGCGCTGTAGAAGTAGGAGAGGAAGAGGAACGCGAGGAGGAGCGCCCGCCCGACGGCGTCAAGGACGAGGAGGAGCGCGAGGCTGACGGCGCCCGATAGGCCGAGGAGGAGGAGCAGGTTTCGGCCGTCCGCCTCGCTCATGCGGTACTCCTTCACGTCCTTTTTGGGGTTGAACCGGTCGGTCTCCTGGTCCCACCAGTCGTTCACCCCGTAGATGAAGAGGTTTGCCGGGAGGAAGAAGTAGACGAGGAAGAGGGCGTATGCAGGGGCAAAGAAGGCCGACCAGGAATCCATTCCGAGGGCGTAGCCCACCACGTAGGTCCCGCCGGTGTAGATCCAGAACCGGAACCGCGAGACCCGCCAGGCGAGCGAGAGGAGCCGCGGCGCCACGGCGGGTCACGCCTTCAGGGTGTTTGCCGTGACGCCGGTGACGATCCGCGCCACCGACGGCTTCACCTTCCGGCGGTGGACGATGGCCGGGTCGTGCTCGATCGTCCGGGCCGTCCAGCGGTACATGTCCGATGCTGTCCGGATCGGGATCAGGTAACGCCGCGGGATGAACGCAAAGCCGGTCTCCGCCTGCTCCTGCCAGGCCCGGTATCGCCCGATCTGGTACCGGACGAACGCCCCGAACCGGCCGGGGTGCCGGGCGGCGGTTGCCGCCGAGAGGTCGTCGAGCCCGAACAGGTCCATCTCGTCGAGCGGGAAGTAGGTCCGGCCCAGGGTGAGGTCTTCGGCGATGTCGCGGATGAAGTTGACGTACTGCATCGCCCGGCCGAGGTTCTGTGCCGCAATGTGCGACTCCGCCGGAAGATCGAGGACGCGGGCCATCATCAGCCCGACCACCTCTGACGAGCCGTAGAGGTAGTCTTCCAGGTCGCGGATCGTCCGGTAGGAGGCGACCGTGATGTCCCTCTCCATAGAGTGGAGGAACGCCTCCGTCCAGGCCGGATCGAACCCCTTCCGCCCGGAGAGCTCGACGAACGAGTCGACCACTACGTCTCCCGTCGCCTCGCCGGCGGCCGCCGAGGCATACCGTTCGGTGAGGGCATAGAACTCCTCGACCTCCTGCGGCACCGCGTCCACGTAGTCGTCGGCCGTGCGCACGAAACTGTAGAGCGCAAAGACGTCCTCCCGTGCCGCGGGAGGGAAGAAGAGGGTCGAGTAGAAGTAGGTCCTGCTCCCCCGCCTGAAGATGTCGTAGATGGTCCTGTCGATCACGCAACACCTCACCGGTAGCGGCCGGTCAACTCGCGGGCAACGATCTGGGACGAGATCAGGGTCATCGGCACCCCGATCCCGGGATGGGTATACTGGCCGGTGTAGTAGACGTTGCCCACCTTCTTGCTCCGGTGCGCGGGGCGCCAGAGCGCCGTCTGCCGGAGGGTATGGGTGAGGCCGAGCGCCGTGCCCCGGTAGGCGTTGTAGCGGTCGGCAAAGTCGGAGAGGGCGAATATCCGCCGGGTCACGACCGAGTCGCGGACATTCTCGCCGAGAATCTCCTCCATCCGGCTCATGAGGAGGTTGTAGAACCGCTCGCGCAACTCCGGGGTGTCCTCAAGGCCGGGGGCGAGAGGCGCGAGGACGAAGAGCGTATCGGTGCCTTTCGGGGCGGCGGTCGTATCCGTCCTCGACGGAACATTGACGTAGAACGAGGGGTTCTCCGGCCAGGCGGCTTTTTTGGGGTCGAAGATCGTCTCGAACCCCTCCTCCCAGTCGGGCTCGAGGAAGATGTTATGGTGGGCGAGCTTCGCGATCTCCCGGTCGACGCCGAGGTAGGCGACGAACGTGGACGGGGCGAGGACCTTCTTCTCCCAGTAGGAGGCAGGGTAGGACCGCGAGTTCCCGGGAAGGAGGTGCATCTCCGCGAACGGGTAGTCCGCGTTGATCACGACGATGTCGGTCTCGTGAGCGCCGAGGGGAGTGACGACCCGGCGGGCGGTCCCACCCTCGACGTCGATTGCGGTCGCCGGTTCGTTGTAGCGGTACTCGACGCCGAACTCCCGGCCGAGCGTGACGAGCGCCTCGACGACCGCCCGCATGCCACCTTCAGGATACCACACCCCCATGTTCATGTCGATATGTGTCATGATGTGGTAGAACGAGGGGGTGTTCCGGGGGGAGCCGCCGAGGAAGCCGATGGAGTACTGGACGATTTTTCGGGCCTCGTCGCTCGCGAAACGGTTCCTGACGTAGGTCTCCAGGTTCTCGAAGGGGCGGAGTTTCCTCCCCCTGGAGAGGAGGCGCCAGTCGAAGAAGTCGAAGATGCTCCGGTAGTCCCGGTAGAGGAGGTCGTCCATCGTGGTCCGGTAGGTCTCCTCCGACTCGGCGAGATAGCCGCGGAGTTTCTCCGCCCCTTCCGGCTCGAACGTATCGAAGAGCGCGTAGTT encodes:
- the argC gene encoding N-acetyl-gamma-glutamyl-phosphate reductase; amino-acid sequence: MEIAIIGASGYTGGELMRLLLQHPSADVVAATSRSLDGTPVASVHPHLRGLTDLVFRNTEAGDIDADFVFLAVPHTAAMKVAGTLMERGIKTVDLSADYRLAKEIFEKTYGVPHEAYFEAPYGLCELHRDEVRGASFVANPGCFPTGATLAAAPLAKYAHTIIYDSKTGVSGAGNSPSATTHYGNVGDNFSAYKWTTHRHLAEMKQEAARLGSNARCYFTPHLLPVNRGILTTAHILLNEPMGQNEVEALYKKFYENEFFVRYQKPTLAAVRGTNFCDVAVESEGDRVVAVSAIDNLVKGASGQAIQNMNLMCGFAEDAGLRCGGMLP
- a CDS encoding bacteriohemerythrin, translating into MTFMKWSDDLSVGVGEIDGQHRNLVSLINDLHDAMLEKRGKDVLGKVLADLAAYTQYHFSTEEQYMQKFGYAGLAAHRREHQAFVARVGEFAKGFEEGRLGLSIQVMGFLRDWVANHIRGSDVRYADCFREHGLS
- a CDS encoding AEC family transporter; amino-acid sequence: MNGAITDFLIVADQIFILVLLIAAGYVAVTTKIVDPRATRGLSGLLINITIPALIIASMQVPFTPERLAGAQTLILATGALYVFSFALAWAVSKAMRVPPAEEGVLQFAIVFGNVGFMGFPVALTLFGEESLFYVAIFNLIFNILVFSVGIMMLTGGRGKRFDPRLLLNPGIAASVVGFALFLGSVEIPSPFIDSIDLLGGVTTPLAMIIVGAMLATFPAREMIGDWRIGVASAILLLAVPIAYCYLLAPVFADPYINGIMITMAAMPAAANTVIFAEQYGANSRLASQIVFVSTIGSLVTIPLVTTVLL
- the argB gene encoding acetylglutamate kinase; this translates as MKREDVLMEALPYIQKFSGKTIVIKLGGHAMVDQNILDTVIRDAVLLRYVGMKVVLVHGGGPEITAKMQAMGKEPKFVGGLRITDAETLEIAQMVLVGKINDGIVSLIANCGTRAVGISGNDGNLLIARKMEPQRIKVGEVVQEVDLGQVGEIEEVDPEVLHCLLAQNYIPVVAPIAIDRQGRSLNINADTAAAEIAIALRAFKLINLTDVDGVMNADRSMVYHRLALTEAEAMIADGTISGGMIPKLDGCMKAVRNGVVSAHVVNGNREHNLLLELFTDQGVGTMLVP
- a CDS encoding ADP-ribosylglycohydrolase family protein — protein: MLDQFKGCLLGAAIGDALGMARESTPPDLQRLHEGYRRAWRGHPNAGLKPGQFTDDTQMMLLMAGMLADGTYAEKEYAAALARMYMNEELRFPDGAVDAACRHLLLSGEKPAGVASNTAGCISIAIPFGLAYGDPVDVTERVVQACSVTHTHPAAHAGAVTVAMLVHHAVRGRSDALSLAEKHACLEDVTLGNKIRAALRLADEGISLESALSVIGNDVTVYQTVPLAFFLISRIRDVTTLFSTAAHVGGNTDTIALICGAYAGAVYGKSALPQDLLAGLEGREEIESAAARLYGRYTTKP
- a CDS encoding prenyltransferase gives rise to the protein MAPRLLSLAWRVSRFRFWIYTGGTYVVGYALGMDSWSAFFAPAYALFLVYFFLPANLFIYGVNDWWDQETDRFNPKKDVKEYRMSEADGRNLLLLLGLSGAVSLALLLVLDAVGRALLLAFLFLSYFYSAPPLRFKEVPVLDFSSNMLYVIPGILGYYLASGTLPPPALVLAGYLHIAAMHLFSAIPDIGCDEAAGMTTTAVVLRERRSLLLCLAFWSGLAALVIRLSGWNPLSLLVLIYPVVPLALLLRKSLSIDRVYWYLPYINTGLGGLVFLLATLRTVAW
- a CDS encoding phytoene/squalene synthase family protein, with translation MIDRTIYDIFRRGSRTYFYSTLFFPPAAREDVFALYSFVRTADDYVDAVPQEVEEFYALTERYASAAAGEATGDVVVDSFVELSGRKGFDPAWTEAFLHSMERDITVASYRTIRDLEDYLYGSSEVVGLMMARVLDLPAESHIAAQNLGRAMQYVNFIRDIAEDLTLGRTYFPLDEMDLFGLDDLSAATAARHPGRFGAFVRYQIGRYRAWQEQAETGFAFIPRRYLIPIRTASDMYRWTARTIEHDPAIVHRRKVKPSVARIVTGVTANTLKA
- a CDS encoding phytoene desaturase family protein, translated to MRAVIVGAGFGGLSVAALLAKGGFDVTVIEKNEQPGGRASVHRDGGFTFDMGPSWYLMPDVYDRFFAEFGRRPTDYFPLARLDPSYRVFFADERVADISADLGKNYALFDTFEPEGAEKLRGYLAESEETYRTTMDDLLYRDYRSIFDFFDWRLLSRGRKLRPFENLETYVRNRFASDEARKIVQYSIGFLGGSPRNTPSFYHIMTHIDMNMGVWYPEGGMRAVVEALVTLGREFGVEYRYNEPATAIDVEGGTARRVVTPLGAHETDIVVINADYPFAEMHLLPGNSRSYPASYWEKKVLAPSTFVAYLGVDREIAKLAHHNIFLEPDWEEGFETIFDPKKAAWPENPSFYVNVPSRTDTTAAPKGTDTLFVLAPLAPGLEDTPELRERFYNLLMSRMEEILGENVRDSVVTRRIFALSDFADRYNAYRGTALGLTHTLRQTALWRPAHRSKKVGNVYYTGQYTHPGIGVPMTLISSQIVARELTGRYR
- the argJ gene encoding bifunctional ornithine acetyltransferase/N-acetylglutamate synthase — encoded protein: MKSICGVEGVSAWGIKEGKFGLALIRASGTAAGVFTSNKMRAAPVEVMMERMKRGTLDAVVVNSGCANAYTGERGYRDAVEMCGIAAGALGLAPESIGVASTGVIGRYLDLPLIRDQCRRVAPLIARTPDAEDAAGKAIMTTDTFQKHALVETESFAVGGITKGSGMIAPNMGTMLAFLYTDAEVEGPVLRDILRQATRRSFNRVVVDGDTSTNDVALCTATGVAGSVDREELARAIEAVCRDLAVQIARDGEGATKLLTVTVRGAPDEEAAADVARTVVASPLVKTAIYGEDPNWGRVVAAAGRAGVEFDPYAVSLWVGEGAGRTPLVRRGEIVADLGAAKAAMHGKTVTFDLDLDAGDGSATAWGCDLTEKYVEINGKYTT
- a CDS encoding CBS domain-containing protein, translating into MQVRDVMTQNPVTVRVDSPVREAAGLLRKYHIGGLPVMDGERVAGIVTETDILSLLDTGDLSEDLWLPSPLEVIEVPVREFINWERTKRALADIGNMEVRRVMSSPVVAIDEDADIVDAASQMLHEGIARLPVLRDGRLVGIVTRADIVRGIGATSGEEV